One window of the Acaryochloris sp. CCMEE 5410 genome contains the following:
- a CDS encoding ISAs1 family transposase (programmed frameshift), whose product MSHLIDTLKQVPDFRSAHGRIHPLWLLLLLMVMGMLAGYQGYRPLETFVSDYRQPLSELLGLESLEVPSHCTFRRVMKGLDFQALSHQFEAWMLSKAQTHSPDNYAASIDGKRIRQGLTDAKGKQRFVGLVSLFAVEAGITLKLEALTQEDNSEIKVVQALLETLQLDGLLITMDALHAQKTLEKIVASGNDYLVAVKSNQGRLYDHLQTYFECLKPMAEHIHSAQSRGRDEHRCIQVYEPVGIALQEWEAIRSVLCVQRWGTKQGKEYHNTAYYISSAATSPQHWQSLVREHWGIENRLHWPKDVVFGEDDYRLEDEQALLNWSVLRTIGINILRLNDYQSLKTAMTKLANRVDIIFSLLT is encoded by the exons ATGAGCCATCTAATCGATACTTTGAAGCAAGTCCCGGATTTCCGCAGTGCCCATGGCCGTATTCATCCGTTATGGCTGCTGTTGCTATTGATGGTGATGGGCATGCTTGCTGGATATCAAGGGTACCGTCCGTTAGAAACCTTTGTGAGCGATTATCGCCAGCCTTTAAGTGAGCTATTGGGGCTTGAGAGCCTCGAAGTTCCGTCTCACTGTACCTTTCGTCGAGTGATGAAGGGTCTTGACTTCCAAGCGTTGAGCCACCAATTTGAAGCATGGATGCTCTCGAAAGCCCAGACTCACTCTCCCGATAATTATGCAGCCTCCATTGATGGCAAACGGATTCGTCAGGGGCTGACAGATGCCAAGGGGAAGCAGCGTTTTGTAGGGTTGGTGAGTTTATTTGCGGTGGAAGCAGGCATCACCCTCAAGCTCGAAGCCCTCACTCAGGAGGATAATAGCGAAATCAAAGTCGTCCAGGCTTTGTTGGAAACCCTTCAACTCGATGGCTTGCTGATTACCATGGATGCCTTACACGCCCAAAAAACACTTGAGAAGATTGTGGCCTCGGGTAACGACTATCTTGTGGCGGTCAAATCCAATCAGGGAAGACTTTACGACCACCTCCAGACTTACTTTGAGTGTCTTAAACCCATGGCTGAGCACATCCACTCCGCCCAAAGTAGAGGACGAGATGAACATCGGTGTATACAGGTTTATGAGCCTGTCGGCATAGCCTTACAGGAATGGGAGGCAATTCGCTCTGTGCTTTGTGTCCAACGATGGGGCACAAAGCAA GGAAAGGAGTATCACAATACGGCCTATTACATCAGTTCAGCTGCCACCTCACCCCAGCATTGGCAATCTCTGGTCCGAGAACATTGGGGCATTGAAAATCGGTTGCATTGGCCGAAGGATGTTGTTTTTGGCGAAGATGATTATCGACTCGAAGATGAACAAGCACTGCTCAATTGGTCAGTGCTTAGAACTATTGGGATTAATATCCTGCGGCTAAACGACTATCAATCCCTCAAAACCGCGATGACTAAGCTTGCTAATCGGGTCGATATTATTTTTTCGCTGCTAACTTAA
- the tnpC gene encoding IS66 family transposase, which translates to MNKKVSDQKISESDIRAIYHQGEDAVVELVTLLIKRIERLEEHLGKDSRNSSKPPSSDGFGKRTKSLRGKSKRKSGGQKGHPGSTLEWRETVDAVVLHPVTQCQGCGASLTEVAVLEYELRQVHELPSLSLQVIEHQAEVKYCEHCQTLNRGKFPSDVTNVVQYGSNLKGLMVYLMEAQLLPFERTRELLKDLLGCQVSEGTLCNTRTTCAQQLEPIEAQIKDAIEQAAVGHFDETGLRVNSKLWWLHVACTSGLTYYFVHAKRGTAAMDEMDILPNFTGTSIHDGWKSYARYGCTHSLCNAHHLRELRFIVERYKQPWAEEMISLLLDIKAEVERAKAEHLSVLDARQVEAFEQRYRQVLADGFKHNPMPTVDENAPKKRGKQKQSTPKNLLDRLRKHQAAVLAFMYDFQVPFDNNQARAVLS; encoded by the coding sequence AGTCTCTGACCAGAAAATTAGTGAATCTGATATTCGAGCAATCTACCATCAAGGAGAGGATGCAGTTGTTGAGCTGGTCACCCTTCTTATTAAACGGATAGAGCGACTAGAAGAGCATCTTGGCAAAGATAGTCGGAACAGTAGTAAACCACCCTCAAGCGATGGCTTTGGGAAGCGGACCAAAAGTCTACGGGGTAAGAGTAAGCGTAAAAGTGGGGGTCAAAAAGGCCATCCCGGTAGTACCTTGGAATGGCGTGAAACCGTCGATGCCGTAGTGTTACATCCAGTCACTCAATGTCAAGGCTGTGGTGCCTCGTTAACAGAGGTCGCCGTCCTTGAGTATGAACTGCGCCAGGTTCATGAGCTGCCCTCCTTGTCATTACAGGTCATCGAGCATCAAGCAGAAGTCAAATATTGTGAGCACTGTCAAACCTTGAACCGGGGTAAATTCCCCAGCGATGTCACCAATGTGGTTCAGTATGGCAGTAATCTCAAAGGCTTGATGGTGTATTTGATGGAGGCTCAACTGTTGCCGTTTGAGCGCACCCGTGAACTGCTTAAAGACCTCTTGGGTTGTCAGGTTTCTGAAGGAACCCTGTGCAACACCCGTACAACCTGTGCCCAGCAATTAGAACCGATTGAAGCCCAGATCAAAGACGCTATTGAGCAAGCAGCTGTGGGACATTTTGACGAGACGGGGTTGCGAGTCAACAGCAAGTTGTGGTGGCTGCATGTCGCTTGTACGAGTGGATTAACCTACTACTTTGTCCATGCCAAACGCGGCACAGCAGCGATGGACGAAATGGATATTCTGCCAAACTTTACGGGCACGAGTATTCATGATGGTTGGAAGAGCTATGCCCGCTATGGTTGTACGCATAGCTTATGCAATGCCCATCATTTGCGCGAACTCCGATTTATTGTTGAACGCTACAAACAACCTTGGGCTGAGGAGATGATCTCACTGCTGCTAGATATCAAAGCTGAGGTAGAGCGGGCAAAAGCTGAACACTTAAGCGTTCTCGATGCGAGACAAGTCGAGGCGTTTGAGCAGCGGTATCGCCAAGTGTTAGCCGATGGATTCAAGCATAATCCAATGCCAACCGTCGATGAAAATGCACCCAAGAAACGAGGCAAGCAGAAGCAGAGTACACCCAAAAACTTGCTCGACCGACTTCGAAAGCACCAAGCTGCTGTCTTGGCGTTTATGTATGATTTTCAGGTGCCTTTTGATAACAATCAGGCCAGGGCTGTTTTAAGTTAG